The nucleotide window CACATACAGTCAAACTAATTACTATAACAGAAAAATAACTAATATATGAAGCAGCTTACTTGATTCACCAACATACGCAGAAAGCTGCATGCCCCCAAACCACATGGATAGAGGTTTATCATCATCATCTGGATTATCAGATGCTATCGGTGCAGCTTCTTTTATTTTGCACCTTCCAGGAAAATCGGCTGTTTTTCTTTTAGAGGCATCTTTTGCAGCTAAACAAATTCCAGAAAGTGTTCCAGTTAAAAGGGAGGGGGAAACAAGGTCAATAGAATAAATAGAACTACTTTGGCTTTAATTCTCACTGAGAAAGTTGTTAcacagaaaatagaaaaatgttTAGCTAGACCACCTTGTTGAACAATTAAATTGTGTGCACAATTCTTTTCCAAGTCTCAAACTTCCGGTAATTATTTCAAATTCTGGTTTGCTTCATGTCTTTCCTTAATGCTTTACAAGTTGCTTAactaaaaattatacaacattctCAGTTATCCCTAGTAGGGAAGAGTAACTGTGCTGCTTATGTAGTTAtatgttgtttttttattaactttatTGTTCCCATCAATGAAAATGTTAAAATTTCCTCACTGATAGGCTTAAAACGAAATCAAGTTGTACAATCTCAAACCTGTAGAATCCATCCCCCTCAGCACATGCAAAGCTGCTTCCTCAGGCGTCTGATCATTCTTATCATTTTTGTCAGCAACATTTCCTGACATATTCTGCCCCTTAACTGCAGTTCAAAAGGTTCATTGGTCAAAGtaacaacttttttcttttaggGATAAGCTGGCCAAATTTGTTCCATCTCATTTCAACTTGAGCAATGTTATCTATATATACATCCCCACTTGTAGCATGGCAGTATAAGGAGGATAACTCTGGTTAAACTCATATTTGAGTAGGTCATTATATCGCAACTTGGTACTTATAtcatttgagaaaataaaaataactgtTCAATATTTCCCTAGTGATTGTCCATCCATCCACTTCTAATAACTTGATAGGATGTTAGacaagcatctgcatgactccGATACAACTTGAGGCTCACATAGGATCGCATTTGCACCCGAATCATTCTCTCCAATTGCAAAATGTAGGATTAAATTAACCAGAAGAACCACATTGACACAAAtaagataattaaatggttgATAATGTTCAATTAAAACCAAAGGGACACAACTGAAATACATTGAAAAGCAATGGACTTGACCGAATCTAAAATATCAGACAATGAATTTAGTTTTAAGGACATTTTACCTCCGTCTGAAGCTCGTGACCTTACAACCGCTAACTTTCGAGGCCTGCCTCTCTTTCTTTTATGACTACTTCCTCCAGCTTGTTGCTGCTTAAACTCCTGCTCAAGTACAGGCAAACATCCATAGGCAATACCATTGAGTGGAAAAGCAAATAGAAGTACACAAGAGATAACTTTTCACTGAGGACCTCTCACTCCATGATTATACCATGTCTGGAAAAGTAACCAGGCTACGGAGCAGGTTAGCCAAAATTGAATCACTGCCAAGTTCAGCTGACATAACCTGGGTGTTAATAGCTTATTTTAGAAAATAACCAATGTTGCCATGTTGATAGCTTAAAAATCCCTAATGACTTAGGTTCCTCATTTGACAAACTTGAATGAGATAttagataaataattaaatagaaACTTCATTCGTAtgaaacaagttttttttttctttacttcATTTATACCCTTTTCTCTTTAGTAATTGGTGAATTGAGTCATCAAATCAAGTTTTGTCAAGCTAAGGACGACTCAACAATCACTTTGCCTACAAGAAGTTACACGGCTAATCACATCAAATgagttccatttttttttaaaagggaaCAGTGAAGTTCTAGCTTTCTGGGAGAACCCACCAAGCAGTTTGATTAAAACTACTCATTACTCCTAAACCTTCTGCTGACTAATATGTATCAATTTTTTGTATATTGCCTACCATGCTCTTTTCATTTGCAGGATCATTTGCACTCTTCTTCTGATCCTTCACCTGCAACTCTTGATCAGGTAGCTGAGCTGGTTTTGCAGGATCATTTGCACTCTTTTTCTGATCTTTCACTTGCAACTCTTGATCAGGTAGCTGAGCCGGTTTTTCAGCCAGTGTAACTTCCTTGCCCTTAGTTGTTGACCAGATAGTTTGAGGCACTTCAGTTTCTTTAATATTACCCTCATTCTGAACATTTTGTCCAGCCAAAGAAACACTTGCACACGCTTCCTTATCTGAATATCATTAATAACCAAATTACTCTCAAATAGGAAACTAAATCAGTGCAGGGTCTATTGATGAACATATATacccttttctttctctctcttttggcTAGGCAGGGCACAGACATACCCTGAAAATCATGAAGAACCAGATTCTTTCATAAGAAGCCTAATCAGTGCATGGTCTACTGACCGACATATGTACCtttgttttttctcttttaCCTGCTTCTGGGATCAATCGACTTCCAGTTTGAGATTTTGTGCGCCTTCCTTTACTTGCTACGGGATGAATCCACTGGCTATTCACTTCACCGTCAGTCTCTTGCTTAGTCTTCTACACATAAAAAATATGTTGATCTTAATTCCTAAACAGTGGTTCATGggaaatcaaaaccaaaatggTGACTTTCATCATTGCCCATCAGGGAAGGGGATGTAGGACAACATTCCATTAAATGTGGTTTACTCAGAATCTTTTTTTGTTCCTATCTATTTCATGTTTACATAGCATTGCTACTAGTCACTGTAAACAATCATTTAGGcacaaaaaaaatgtgtgtgcaTGTGCGCATCCTCTATGTGTGTTACCGACTTCATGGAACCCACAAACATTATGCCAATTTCATGGAACCCACAAACATTATGTCACGAATGGCAAGTTGCATCACATGAATGATACAACCAAATAAAGGTTAAGAAAAGACATTCAACTCACAACATTATTTTTCCCGAGCAGGCTCTCTGTTTTAATAAACTGATGGCGTACAACAGGTTTCCGTGTGCGTCTTGTTCCCCTAACTCCTGTGCTCAGTTGAGGTAATTCCTGGGGCATTTCTTTATTGTCAGGCGTTTTCCTCAATTGACGTGCTGTAATGGATAATATAGGCTCGGCTGCTTTGTCGTCTTTCAACTTTTTAACCGGACGCGAGTCTGTAGCACTACCATTACGGGCTAACATCTTTTTGTCCTTGACGCTTCGTGGATAACTTGGCTGCTCCATTAAATTCTTCCCTGAATTGGTTGATTCAGGATTCTCCTCTGCAGCACTCAAATTTTCTAGTTTAGTAGCCACTTCAAGATTGTTAGAATCTTTTTGAGCAGGCAACAAATGCTCTAATTCTTGTGGAGTATCTGAAGCAGCCAATACTTCCTGGAacgaaattaaattaattagttaCCAACAAATAAATATATTCTCTGGGTGCACTGGCTAAACTTCAACTAAATCAAGAACTAAGTATTTTGCATTGGCATACTTCATGACCATTAACCAAGACACAAGTGATTACTGTACATTAGGTTCGTATGCTACAGGAGGCATCATTCCATatgttaaaaagtaaaaaaaggcTCTTTTTCCATTGTATGCAGAGTGATATTGAACCTTTCCTTAATGGAGATATCGATAACCCCCCGGTCTCTTCTCCTCTTTTCCAGGAGAGATATT belongs to Malus sylvestris chromosome 17, drMalSylv7.2, whole genome shotgun sequence and includes:
- the LOC126612563 gene encoding DUF724 domain-containing protein 3-like isoform X3, with product MAGSEGREEEQQQLQLFGVGSEVEVRTDEEGFKGALFRATIVTSPTNSASKKRKRALVEYKNLVTEDGSKQLKEYVDSEHLRPTPPQLADRNFEEGDVVDADYRDGWWTGVVGKVVENNSKYSVVFDNPPDLIEFQKDRLRLHQDWVNGEWVRPNKQEVLAASDTPQELEHLLPAQKDSNNLEVATKLENLSAAEENPESTNSGKNLMEQPSYPRSVKDKKMLARNGSATDSRPVKKLKDDKAAEPILSITARQLRKTPDNKEMPQELPQLSTGVRGTRRTRKPVVRHQFIKTESLLGKNNVKTKQETDGEVNSQWIHPVASKGRRTKSQTGSRLIPEADKEACASVSLAGQNVQNEGNIKETEVPQTIWSTTKGKEVTLAEKPAQLPDQELQVKDQKKSANDPAKPAQLPDQELQVKDQKKSANDPANEKSMVMSAELGSDSILANLLRSLVTFPDMEFKQQQAGGSSHKRKRGRPRKLAVVRSRASDGVKGQNMSGNVADKNDKNDQTPEEAALHVLRGMDSTAAKDASKRKTADFPGRCKIKEAAPIASDNPDDDDKPLSMWFGGMQLSAYVGESRPSPDANVNQHSDRQEPVEVASESPAVDAISGSGPYEEQGLPFVKSSPVWKTIETLEVFRLFPQNPHFRPLVECKEEYREGSAIGNMITFSSLADKISRLQFDDHQSVFDSILESLVDLENYGFNVTILRRRVNDLLSVKDKQGRFQVESKDAEQKIMEHSREKNKLVEEADYIAKKIIELQDKHASIKSEVEAKEHVIARLRMSFDAMNEGIQSARSDFEKLALAPMN
- the LOC126612563 gene encoding DUF724 domain-containing protein 7-like isoform X5 → MAGSEGREEEQQQLQLFGVGSEVEVRTDEEGFKGALFRATIVTSPTNSASKKRKRALVEYKNLVTEDGSKQLKEYVDSEHLRPTPPQLADRNFEEGDVVDADYRDGWWTGVVGKVVENNSKYSVVFDNPPDLIEFQKDRLRLHQDWVNGEWVRPNKQEVLAASDTPQELEHLLPAQKDSNNLEVATKLENLSAAEENPESTNSGKNLMEQPSYPRSVKDKKMLARNGSATDSRPVKKLKDDKAAEPILSITARQLRKTPDNKEMPQELPQLSTGVRGTRRTRKPVVRHQFIKTESLLGKNNVKTKQETDGEVNSQWIHPVASKGRRTKSQTGSRLIPEAGYVCALPSQKREKEKDKEACASVSLAGQNVQNEGNIKETEVPQTIWSTTKGKEVTLAEKPAQLPDQELQVKDQKKSANDPAKPAQLPDQELQVKDQKKSANDPANEKSMEFKQQQAGGSSHKRKRGRPRKLAVVRSRASDGVKGQNMSGNVADKNDKNDQTPEEAALHVLRGMDSTAAKDASKRKTADFPGRCKIKEAAPIASDNPDDDDKPLSMWFGGMQLSAYVGESRPSPDANVNQHSDRQEPVEVASESPAVDAISGSGPYEEQGLPFVKSSPVWKTIETLEVFRLFPQNPHFRPLVECKEEYREGSAIGNMITFSSLADKISRLQFDDHQSVFDSILESLVDLENYGFNVTILRRRVNDLLSVKDKQGRFQVESKDAEQKIMEHSREKNKLVEEADYIAKKIIELQDKHASIKSEVEAKEHVIARLRMSFDAMNEGIQSARSDFEKLALAPMN
- the LOC126612563 gene encoding DUF724 domain-containing protein 3-like isoform X4, whose protein sequence is MAGSEGREEEQQQLQLFGVGSEVEVRTDEEGFKGALFRATIVTSPTNSASKKRKRALVEYKNLVTEDGSKQLKEYVDSEHLRPTPPQLADRNFEEGDVVDADYRDGWWTGVVGKVVENNSKYSVVFDNPPDLIEFQKDRLRLHQDWVNGEWVRPNKQEVLAASDTPQELEHLLPAQKDSNNLEVATKLENLSAAEENPESTNSGKNLMEQPSYPRSVKDKKMLARNGSATDSRPVKKLKDDKAAEPILSITARQLRKTPDNKEMPQELPQLSTGVRGTRRTRKPVVRHQFIKTESLLGKNNVTKQETDGEVNSQWIHPVASKGRRTKSQTGSRLIPEADKEACASVSLAGQNVQNEGNIKETEVPQTIWSTTKGKEVTLAEKPAQLPDQELQVKDQKKSANDPAKPAQLPDQELQVKDQKKSANDPANEKSMVMSAELGSDSILANLLRSLVTFPDMEFKQQQAGGSSHKRKRGRPRKLAVVRSRASDGVKGQNMSGNVADKNDKNDQTPEEAALHVLRGMDSTAAKDASKRKTADFPGRCKIKEAAPIASDNPDDDDKPLSMWFGGMQLSAYVGESRPSPDANVNQHSDRQEPVEVASESPAVDAISGSGPYEEQGLPFVKSSPVWKTIETLEVFRLFPQNPHFRPLVECKEEYREGSAIGNMITFSSLADKISRLQFDDHQSVFDSILESLVDLENYGFNVTILRRRVNDLLSVKDKQGRFQVESKDAEQKIMEHSREKNKLVEEADYIAKKIIELQDKHASIKSEVEAKEHVIARLRMSFDAMNEGIQSARSDFEKLALAPMN
- the LOC126612563 gene encoding DUF724 domain-containing protein 3-like isoform X1; amino-acid sequence: MAGSEGREEEQQQLQLFGVGSEVEVRTDEEGFKGALFRATIVTSPTNSASKKRKRALVEYKNLVTEDGSKQLKEYVDSEHLRPTPPQLADRNFEEGDVVDADYRDGWWTGVVGKVVENNSKYSVVFDNPPDLIEFQKDRLRLHQDWVNGEWVRPNKQEVLAASDTPQELEHLLPAQKDSNNLEVATKLENLSAAEENPESTNSGKNLMEQPSYPRSVKDKKMLARNGSATDSRPVKKLKDDKAAEPILSITARQLRKTPDNKEMPQELPQLSTGVRGTRRTRKPVVRHQFIKTESLLGKNNVKTKQETDGEVNSQWIHPVASKGRRTKSQTGSRLIPEAGYVCALPSQKREKEKDKEACASVSLAGQNVQNEGNIKETEVPQTIWSTTKGKEVTLAEKPAQLPDQELQVKDQKKSANDPAKPAQLPDQELQVKDQKKSANDPANEKSMVMSAELGSDSILANLLRSLVTFPDMEFKQQQAGGSSHKRKRGRPRKLAVVRSRASDGVKGQNMSGNVADKNDKNDQTPEEAALHVLRGMDSTAAKDASKRKTADFPGRCKIKEAAPIASDNPDDDDKPLSMWFGGMQLSAYVGESRPSPDANVNQHSDRQEPVEVASESPAVDAISGSGPYEEQGLPFVKSSPVWKTIETLEVFRLFPQNPHFRPLVECKEEYREGSAIGNMITFSSLADKISRLQFDDHQSVFDSILESLVDLENYGFNVTILRRRVNDLLSVKDKQGRFQVESKDAEQKIMEHSREKNKLVEEADYIAKKIIELQDKHASIKSEVEAKEHVIARLRMSFDAMNEGIQSARSDFEKLALAPMN
- the LOC126612563 gene encoding DUF724 domain-containing protein 3-like isoform X2; amino-acid sequence: MAGSEGREEEQQQLQLFGVGSEVEVRTDEEGFKGALFRATIVTSPTNSASKKRKRALVEYKNLVTEDGSKQLKEYVDSEHLRPTPPQLADRNFEEGDVVDADYRDGWWTGVVGKVVENNSKYSVVFDNPPDLIEFQKDRLRLHQDWVNGEWVRPNKQEVLAASDTPQELEHLLPAQKDSNNLEVATKLENLSAAEENPESTNSGKNLMEQPSYPRSVKDKKMLARNGSATDSRPVKKLKDDKAAEPILSITARQLRKTPDNKEMPQELPQLSTGVRGTRRTRKPVVRHQFIKTESLLGKNNVTKQETDGEVNSQWIHPVASKGRRTKSQTGSRLIPEAGYVCALPSQKREKEKDKEACASVSLAGQNVQNEGNIKETEVPQTIWSTTKGKEVTLAEKPAQLPDQELQVKDQKKSANDPAKPAQLPDQELQVKDQKKSANDPANEKSMVMSAELGSDSILANLLRSLVTFPDMEFKQQQAGGSSHKRKRGRPRKLAVVRSRASDGVKGQNMSGNVADKNDKNDQTPEEAALHVLRGMDSTAAKDASKRKTADFPGRCKIKEAAPIASDNPDDDDKPLSMWFGGMQLSAYVGESRPSPDANVNQHSDRQEPVEVASESPAVDAISGSGPYEEQGLPFVKSSPVWKTIETLEVFRLFPQNPHFRPLVECKEEYREGSAIGNMITFSSLADKISRLQFDDHQSVFDSILESLVDLENYGFNVTILRRRVNDLLSVKDKQGRFQVESKDAEQKIMEHSREKNKLVEEADYIAKKIIELQDKHASIKSEVEAKEHVIARLRMSFDAMNEGIQSARSDFEKLALAPMN